The following proteins are co-located in the Conyzicola lurida genome:
- a CDS encoding RidA family protein: MTTIPTPVDPPGLHGSPAFAQGMIAPAGPTLYVGGQNGTDSEGTLLDGLGPQTEQALRNVLAVLDEAGTDADHVAKLTIYLDPSVDPNEAYAATGAVWGGRRTAVTVIAVAPARPGALVEVEAVATLAEQPE; encoded by the coding sequence ATGACCACCATTCCCACACCGGTCGACCCGCCCGGCCTGCACGGCAGCCCGGCCTTCGCCCAGGGCATGATCGCACCGGCCGGACCGACGCTGTACGTCGGCGGGCAGAACGGCACCGACTCGGAGGGCACGCTGCTCGACGGTCTGGGCCCGCAGACGGAGCAGGCGCTGCGGAACGTCTTGGCGGTGCTCGACGAGGCCGGCACCGACGCCGACCACGTCGCGAAGCTCACCATCTACCTCGACCCGTCGGTCGATCCGAACGAGGCCTACGCCGCGACCGGCGCGGTCTGGGGCGGCCGCCGCACGGCGGTCACCGTGATCGCCGTCGCACCCGCGCGCCCCGGCGCCCTGGTCGAGGTCGAAGCGGTCGCGACGCTCGCCGAGCAGCCCGAGTGA
- a CDS encoding Gfo/Idh/MocA family protein, whose translation MTDTIRWGILGSGYIADAFVSDLLATGFTVTAVGSRSQESADAFAAKHGIATAHPSYEALAADPEVDVIYVATPHPMHAANTELALNAGKHVLVEKPFTLNQPEAQRLVELAASKNLVVLEAMWARWLPHMVRLREIIAAGTLGDVRTVIADHNQKLPSDPEHRLNNPALGGGALLDLGIYPVSFAWDVLGEPTSVTAISTPTVTGVDRQTAILLGYAGGQQAVLHTALDTAGPNTASVIGTEGWVAIKQTFYAPTSFTVYNSAHEVVEEFDGSVPERGMQFQAWEAERLIRAGVIAGDVLSPTETVGIMGTLDEVRRQIGLVYPGE comes from the coding sequence ATGACTGACACAATTCGCTGGGGCATTCTCGGCTCCGGGTACATCGCCGACGCGTTCGTCTCCGACCTACTGGCCACGGGGTTCACCGTGACCGCCGTCGGCTCGCGCAGCCAGGAATCCGCCGACGCGTTCGCCGCCAAGCACGGCATCGCCACCGCCCACCCGAGCTACGAGGCGCTCGCCGCCGACCCGGAGGTCGACGTCATCTATGTCGCGACCCCGCATCCGATGCACGCCGCGAATACGGAGCTGGCGCTGAACGCCGGCAAGCACGTGCTGGTCGAGAAGCCATTCACGCTGAACCAGCCCGAGGCGCAGCGGCTCGTCGAGCTCGCGGCATCCAAGAACCTCGTCGTTCTCGAGGCTATGTGGGCTCGCTGGCTCCCGCACATGGTGCGCCTGCGCGAGATCATCGCCGCCGGCACGCTCGGCGACGTGCGCACCGTCATCGCCGACCACAATCAGAAACTGCCGAGCGACCCCGAGCACCGTCTCAACAACCCGGCGCTCGGCGGCGGCGCTCTGCTCGACCTCGGCATCTACCCGGTGTCGTTCGCGTGGGACGTGCTCGGCGAACCGACCTCTGTCACCGCGATCTCCACGCCGACTGTCACCGGCGTCGACCGGCAGACCGCGATCCTCCTCGGCTACGCCGGCGGACAGCAGGCCGTTCTGCACACCGCCCTCGACACGGCCGGCCCGAACACCGCCTCGGTGATCGGTACCGAGGGCTGGGTCGCGATCAAGCAGACCTTCTACGCCCCCACGAGTTTCACCGTCTACAACTCGGCACACGAGGTGGTCGAGGAGTTCGACGGCAGCGTGCCCGAGCGCGGCATGCAGTTCCAGGCGTGGGAGGCCGAGCGCCTCATCCGCGCGGGGGTCATCGCTGGCGACGTGCTGTCGCCGACCGAGACCGTCGGCATCATGGGCACGCTCGACGAGGTCCGCCGGCAGATCGGGCTCGTCTACCCGGGCGAGTAA
- a CDS encoding CsbD family protein, with protein sequence MSASDKITNAAENLVGKAKEAVGGVTNNDELVAEGKADQTKASAKKVGEDVKDVFKK encoded by the coding sequence ATGAGCGCATCAGACAAGATCACGAACGCGGCTGAGAACCTCGTCGGCAAGGCGAAAGAAGCCGTCGGCGGAGTCACCAACAACGACGAACTCGTCGCCGAGGGCAAGGCCGACCAGACGAAGGCCTCCGCGAAGAAGGTCGGCGAAGACGTCAAGGACGTCTTCAAGAAGTAG
- a CDS encoding D-alanyl-D-alanine carboxypeptidase/D-alanyl-D-alanine-endopeptidase, whose protein sequence is MTEPKNPGTPDAAAPRRTGIAGLVKKHPAVWLGSALGIVFLLLGTGAVFAGAAVGRASDDPTAAPVVVDETPTPEATVDPERSLPDSLPAATRLRTCTVATAASDPRLMAFKGYVMNASTGEVLFSREGDVPNRTGSVLKVLTASAALAVLGPDYRLTTTVVEGAKAGQIVLVGGGDPTLSAAGSSVYAGAPKIADLASQAKAAYAAKYPGVPITEVVLDASYWNPADKWDPIWERSEQTIGYHSEVTALMVDGDRADPTRNTSPRSTDPIARAGAAFVSALGGGATTSIGTASTTNVLASVQSQPVSSLINFMLLTSDNTLAENLARVVSVKSGFGGSAASLQQAIPAALAGYGVPVDKLTIKDGSGLSEASGVPPEYVAKLMVKILAGGQNLNVVYNSLPVAGKSGSLASRFTGANAVARGSVIAKTGWIDTAYTLGGVIKAADGTPLTFAFYAIGDGIGDNAKGAIDTLAASVYNCGDNLSNI, encoded by the coding sequence GTGACTGAGCCGAAAAACCCCGGGACCCCGGATGCCGCTGCGCCCCGACGCACCGGGATAGCCGGTCTCGTCAAGAAGCATCCCGCCGTGTGGCTGGGGTCGGCTCTCGGTATCGTCTTCCTGCTGCTCGGCACCGGCGCGGTGTTCGCGGGCGCCGCGGTCGGCCGGGCTAGCGACGACCCGACTGCGGCGCCCGTCGTGGTCGACGAGACGCCCACCCCCGAGGCGACGGTCGACCCGGAGCGTTCGCTGCCCGACTCGCTGCCCGCCGCGACCCGTCTGCGCACGTGCACCGTCGCGACCGCGGCATCCGACCCCCGCCTGATGGCTTTCAAGGGGTATGTGATGAACGCCAGCACGGGCGAGGTGCTGTTCTCGCGCGAGGGCGACGTGCCCAACCGCACGGGCAGCGTGCTCAAGGTGCTCACTGCTTCGGCCGCACTCGCCGTGCTCGGCCCCGACTACCGACTCACCACCACCGTGGTCGAGGGCGCGAAGGCCGGGCAGATCGTGCTCGTCGGCGGGGGAGACCCGACGCTGAGCGCCGCCGGCTCGAGCGTCTACGCGGGCGCACCCAAGATCGCCGACCTCGCCTCGCAGGCCAAGGCCGCGTACGCCGCCAAGTACCCGGGCGTGCCGATCACCGAGGTGGTGCTCGACGCCAGCTACTGGAACCCCGCCGACAAGTGGGACCCGATCTGGGAGCGCAGCGAGCAGACGATCGGCTACCACTCCGAGGTCACCGCGCTGATGGTCGACGGCGACCGCGCCGACCCGACCCGCAACACCAGCCCGCGCAGCACCGACCCGATCGCCCGTGCCGGCGCCGCCTTCGTCTCCGCGCTCGGCGGGGGAGCGACCACCAGCATCGGCACGGCGAGCACGACGAACGTGCTCGCGAGCGTGCAGTCGCAGCCGGTCAGCTCGCTGATCAACTTCATGCTGCTGACCAGCGACAACACCCTGGCGGAGAACCTCGCCCGCGTCGTGTCGGTCAAGTCGGGCTTCGGCGGGTCCGCCGCCTCCCTGCAGCAGGCGATCCCCGCGGCGCTCGCCGGGTACGGGGTGCCGGTCGACAAGCTGACGATCAAGGACGGCTCGGGTCTGAGCGAGGCGAGCGGCGTTCCGCCCGAGTACGTCGCGAAGCTCATGGTGAAGATCCTCGCCGGCGGCCAGAACCTCAACGTCGTCTACAACTCGTTGCCCGTGGCGGGCAAGTCGGGCAGCCTCGCGAGCCGGTTCACCGGCGCGAACGCGGTCGCCCGCGGCAGCGTCATCGCCAAGACCGGCTGGATCGACACGGCGTACACCCTCGGCGGCGTCATCAAGGCGGCCGACGGCACCCCGCTGACCTTCGCGTTCTACGCGATCGGCGACGGCATCGGCGACAACGCCAAGGGGGCCATCGACACCCTCGCCGCGAGCGTGTACAACTGCGGTGACAACCTCTCCAACATCTGA
- a CDS encoding SRPBCC domain-containing protein — protein MSDRARITGHQIARTVRIAVPRARVWEALTDPDQLTEWFGDGAGFTALEVGGTGSIDWDDYGSFPIEFTEITPLEALGFRWSGIPADQLDEYSTHVRFTLADAGEDATDVTVVETGFETIPGGTRYRRDRLEQNREGWDVELDELAIYLEG, from the coding sequence TTGTCAGACCGCGCCCGCATCACCGGCCACCAGATCGCCCGCACCGTCCGCATCGCGGTCCCGCGCGCCCGCGTCTGGGAGGCGCTCACCGACCCCGACCAGCTCACGGAGTGGTTCGGCGACGGCGCGGGCTTTACCGCCCTCGAGGTCGGCGGCACCGGAAGCATCGACTGGGACGACTACGGGAGCTTTCCGATCGAGTTCACCGAGATCACGCCGCTCGAGGCGCTCGGCTTCCGCTGGTCCGGCATCCCCGCCGACCAGCTGGACGAGTACTCGACCCACGTGCGGTTCACCTTGGCCGACGCCGGCGAGGATGCCACGGACGTCACGGTCGTCGAGACCGGCTTCGAGACCATCCCGGGCGGCACCCGCTACCGCCGCGACCGTCTCGAGCAGAACCGCGAGGGCTGGGACGTCGAGCTCGACGAGCTGGCGATCTACCTTGAGGGCTAG
- a CDS encoding TrmH family RNA methyltransferase — MPVIRVTDLDDPRLADFAHRTDVALKNGSRTEHGLYIAESALVLERALRAGHSPRAVLALGGTVDEAVALVGDDVDVFSGPGELLAELTGYILHRGLIASMHRPALPPVSDLIADARRIVILENVVDPTNVGAIFRSVAAIGADAVLVTPRCSDPFYRRAIRVSMGTVLQVPWTRVGDWASTRSLLTAAGFHIAALALTDDAVSLRSFAADAPERVALVLGTEGEGLTDEAIAAADTVVQIPMAHGIDSLNVAATAAVAMYALAL, encoded by the coding sequence GTGCCGGTCATCCGGGTCACGGACCTCGACGACCCGCGTCTCGCCGACTTCGCCCACCGCACCGACGTCGCCCTCAAGAACGGCAGCCGCACCGAGCACGGGCTGTACATCGCCGAGTCGGCGCTCGTGCTCGAACGCGCGCTCCGGGCCGGGCACTCGCCGCGGGCGGTGCTCGCCCTCGGCGGCACCGTCGACGAGGCGGTGGCGCTCGTCGGCGACGACGTCGACGTGTTCTCCGGCCCCGGCGAGCTGCTCGCCGAGCTGACCGGCTACATCCTGCACCGCGGGCTCATCGCGTCGATGCACCGGCCGGCGCTGCCTCCCGTGTCCGACCTGATCGCCGACGCGCGCCGCATCGTGATCCTCGAGAACGTGGTCGACCCGACCAACGTCGGCGCGATCTTCCGCTCGGTCGCGGCGATCGGCGCGGACGCCGTGCTGGTCACCCCGCGCTGCTCCGACCCGTTCTACCGGCGGGCGATCCGCGTCTCGATGGGCACCGTGCTGCAGGTGCCGTGGACGCGCGTGGGGGACTGGGCGTCGACCCGGTCGCTGCTGACCGCGGCGGGCTTCCACATCGCGGCGCTCGCGCTGACCGACGACGCCGTCTCGCTGCGGTCGTTCGCCGCGGACGCCCCCGAACGGGTCGCGCTCGTGCTCGGCACCGAGGGCGAGGGGCTGACGGACGAGGCGATCGCCGCCGCCGACACGGTCGTGCAGATCCCGATGGCGCACGGCATCGACAGCCTCAACGTGGCCGCGACGGCCGCGGTGGCGATGTACGCGCTGGCGCTGTAG
- a CDS encoding isochorismatase family protein, translating into MSRALFIIDVQNDFTEGGSLGVDGGNAVAAGITRLLAEHPGRYDHVFASRDWHDADNDNGGHISDHPDYVDTWPPHCVAGTPGAEYNPALDTSAVDIHVKKGQGKPAYSIFEGVTADGATVAAALDELGVTDIDVAGIATDYCVRASALDALAAGRNVTLLADLAAGVAADSSAAALVELEAAGVTISEADEV; encoded by the coding sequence ATGAGCAGGGCCCTCTTCATCATCGATGTGCAGAACGACTTCACGGAGGGCGGTTCGCTCGGCGTCGACGGCGGCAACGCGGTCGCGGCCGGAATCACCCGCCTGCTCGCCGAGCACCCCGGCCGTTACGACCACGTCTTCGCCTCGCGCGACTGGCACGATGCCGACAACGACAACGGCGGGCACATCTCCGACCACCCCGACTACGTCGATACCTGGCCGCCGCACTGCGTCGCCGGAACGCCGGGAGCGGAGTACAACCCGGCCCTCGATACGTCGGCGGTCGACATCCACGTCAAAAAGGGACAGGGCAAGCCCGCCTACTCGATTTTTGAAGGAGTGACGGCGGATGGCGCGACCGTCGCCGCGGCTCTGGACGAGTTGGGCGTGACCGACATCGACGTCGCGGGAATCGCCACCGACTACTGCGTGCGGGCCAGCGCGCTCGACGCGCTCGCGGCCGGCAGGAACGTCACGCTGCTCGCCGACCTCGCCGCGGGGGTCGCGGCCGACTCGAGCGCCGCGGCGCTCGTCGAGCTCGAGGCCGCCGGCGTCACGATCAGCGAGGCGGACGAAGTATGA
- a CDS encoding VOC family protein translates to MKLRRVHHIAIIGTDYEVSKDFYTRILGFELIDEVYREERDSWMGNLALDGSYIVELFSFPTPAVRPTWPEATGLRHLAFEVDDVEATLAELDDLGVRHELLRVDPYTGKRMAFFFDPDGLPLELYEA, encoded by the coding sequence GTGAAACTACGACGGGTACACCACATCGCCATCATCGGCACCGACTACGAGGTGTCGAAGGATTTCTACACCCGGATCCTCGGCTTCGAGCTCATCGACGAGGTGTACCGCGAGGAGCGGGACTCGTGGATGGGCAACCTCGCGCTCGACGGGTCGTACATCGTGGAGCTGTTCTCGTTCCCGACCCCGGCGGTGCGCCCGACCTGGCCCGAGGCGACCGGTCTGCGCCACCTCGCGTTCGAGGTCGACGATGTCGAAGCGACCCTGGCCGAGCTCGACGACCTCGGTGTACGGCACGAACTCCTGCGGGTCGACCCGTACACGGGCAAGCGCATGGCTTTCTTCTTCGACCCCGACGGGCTGCCGCTGGAGTTGTACGAGGCGTAG
- a CDS encoding NAD-dependent succinate-semialdehyde dehydrogenase, whose product MTISESDLLAKVPDRLFIGGHWVESTSGRSLDVLDPSTGLVLKSIADASVADAAAAMDAAADAQASWAATAPRVRGEILRSAFDLLQERADEFALLMTLEMGKPLAEARGEVTYGGEFLRWFSEEAVRISGRYGSNPEGTGRMIVTHLPVGPSYLITPWNFPLAMATRKIAPALAAGCTVIVKPAELTPLTTLFFARLLQEVGLPAGVLNVLTTSASGEVSAPIIADPRLRKLSFTGSTPVGRTLLKQAADNVLRTSMELGGNAPFVVFDDADLDKAVDGAMLAKFRNIGQACTAANRFIVHESVAEEFTKRITARVNELVIGRGTEDGVAIGPLINDGAVDKADALVQDAIARGATLVTGGSRVDREGSFYRPTVLSGVVAGSDILREEIFGPVVTVVPFTDEEDAVALANATEYGLVGYVFTRDLARGQRLVESLQTGMMGLNVGVVSNAAAPFGGVKQSGIGREGGSEGIHEYLETKYVLTPDPFGH is encoded by the coding sequence ATGACCATCTCCGAGAGCGACCTGCTCGCCAAGGTGCCCGACCGCCTGTTCATCGGCGGCCACTGGGTCGAATCGACCTCGGGCCGCAGCCTCGACGTGCTCGACCCGTCGACGGGCCTCGTGCTCAAGTCGATCGCCGACGCGTCGGTCGCCGACGCCGCTGCGGCGATGGATGCCGCGGCCGACGCCCAGGCATCGTGGGCTGCCACCGCTCCGCGGGTCCGCGGCGAGATTCTGCGAAGCGCGTTCGACCTGCTGCAGGAGCGCGCGGACGAGTTCGCGCTGCTCATGACGCTCGAGATGGGAAAGCCGCTCGCCGAGGCGCGCGGCGAAGTGACCTACGGCGGCGAGTTCCTGCGCTGGTTCAGCGAGGAAGCGGTGCGTATCTCGGGCCGCTACGGCTCGAACCCCGAGGGCACCGGGCGCATGATCGTCACGCACCTTCCCGTGGGGCCGTCGTACCTGATCACGCCGTGGAACTTCCCGCTGGCGATGGCGACGCGCAAGATCGCGCCCGCCCTCGCCGCCGGCTGCACGGTCATCGTGAAGCCCGCCGAGCTGACCCCCCTCACCACGCTCTTCTTCGCGCGCCTGCTGCAGGAGGTGGGGCTGCCGGCCGGCGTGCTCAACGTGCTCACCACCTCGGCCTCGGGGGAGGTCTCCGCGCCGATCATCGCCGACCCGCGCCTGCGCAAACTGAGCTTCACCGGCTCGACCCCGGTCGGCCGCACCCTGCTCAAGCAGGCCGCCGACAACGTGCTGCGCACCTCGATGGAACTCGGCGGCAACGCCCCGTTCGTGGTCTTCGACGACGCGGACCTCGACAAAGCGGTCGACGGCGCGATGCTCGCCAAGTTCCGCAACATCGGGCAGGCCTGCACGGCGGCGAACCGCTTCATCGTGCACGAGTCGGTCGCCGAGGAGTTCACCAAGCGCATCACCGCCCGCGTGAACGAGCTCGTCATCGGGCGCGGCACCGAGGACGGCGTCGCGATCGGTCCGCTGATCAACGACGGCGCGGTCGACAAGGCCGACGCGCTCGTGCAGGACGCGATCGCCCGCGGGGCGACCCTCGTCACCGGCGGGTCGCGCGTCGACCGCGAGGGCAGCTTCTACCGCCCGACGGTGCTCTCGGGCGTGGTCGCCGGCAGCGACATCCTGCGTGAAGAAATCTTCGGGCCCGTCGTCACGGTCGTTCCCTTCACAGACGAAGAGGATGCCGTAGCCCTCGCCAACGCGACGGAGTACGGTCTCGTCGGCTACGTGTTCACGCGCGACCTCGCCCGCGGACAGCGGCTGGTCGAGAGCCTGCAGACCGGCATGATGGGCCTCAACGTCGGCGTCGTGTCGAACGCGGCCGCACCGTTCGGCGGCGTCAAGCAGTCGGGCATCGGGCGCGAGGGCGGGTCCGAGGGGATCCACGAGTACCTCGAGACCAAGTACGTGCTGACCCCCGACCCCTTCGGTCACTGA